The genomic interval CAGATCGGAATTCAGCTTGTACGACAGATAGCCCATGAATTCGTCGTCCCGCAGCAGCGAACCGCCGGTGGTCCACACGACATGCACCGCGTCGTCGAATCGCGCCAGAGGGCCGCGCGATACCGGCCGCGCGCGCAAGGCTTCCGCCACCGGTGTGATGGCGGCAAAGCCGGCGGCGGCCGATGGCTCGAGCCGCATCGCCGCCTCGCTCCAGGCGTGCGACAGCCACTGCATCATCGCCGCGTCCGGCACCGCGGCCAGCGCGTCGATATCCGGACCGATCTGTGCGAGCGCCAGCTCCGACGCGACAGGCGTCGCAAGGCCGTCCGCGATCGTGCGGTTGTCGAGTCCGAGCTTGTAGACCGGCAACGCGCGTCCCTCGCCGAAGGCGATGGCGGCCAGCATGCAGGCCGAGGCGACCGGCTCGACGAAGACACAGGCGACGTTGCGGCCGAAGATCGACTTCAGGCCGAAGGTGATGCCGCCCGGCGCTCCGCCCACCCCGCAGGGCAGATAGACGATCAGCGGCTGCTCCGCCGAGATCGCGATGGCGGCTTGAGAAAGCTGGTGCGCCAGCTCCGCGGCGCCGACCGCATAGCCGACGAACAGCGCCCGCGAGCGCTCGTCGTCGATGAAATGTGCCTTCCCGGCTCGCTCGAACGAGCGCCGGGCGATCCCCACGGTGCGGGCATAGTCGCAATCATGTTCGACGACCGTGACGCCCATCTCGCGCAAGGCGTTCTTTTTCCATGCCTTGGCGTCGCGCGACATGTGGATCTCGGTCGCGAAGCCGAAGCGGCTGGCGACCATTCCGACGCTCAGCCCGAGATTGCCGGTGCTGGCCACGCCGACGCGATAGGCGCCGAACGCCCGGCGGGCTGCGCGTGTGCCGATAATGTCATAGGTTTCGCCCGCGACGA from Rhizomicrobium sp. carries:
- a CDS encoding D-serine ammonia-lyase, which produces MTVSSTDGAAHDDTCRDACLADLGAGRATVWLREPAAVPLVRADIARSAISEAEARLARFAPVLARLFPDGAWNGHIASPLLRYDTPPAEIGRLLVKADHRLPLTGTIKARGGVYEVLCFVEAVARKEGLLVAGETYDIIGTRAARRAFGAYRVGVASTGNLGLSVGMVASRFGFATEIHMSRDAKAWKKNALREMGVTVVEHDCDYARTVGIARRSFERAGKAHFIDDERSRALFVGYAVGAAELAHQLSQAAIAISAEQPLIVYLPCGVGGAPGGITFGLKSIFGRNVACVFVEPVASACMLAAIAFGEGRALPVYKLGLDNRTIADGLATPVASELALAQIGPDIDALAAVPDAAMMQWLSHAWSEAAMRLEPSAAAGFAAITPVAEALRARPVSRGPLARFDDAVHVVWTTGGSLLRDDEFMGYLSYKLNSDLTECATHAKPAKRP